The genomic segment GTCGGACTGGTCGGGGCCGTGGGCCACCGCGTCCTCAGCCGCTGCGTCATTCTCTGCGTTCTTCTTGCCAAACGGCCACATGGGGCGTCACTACCTAACGTGAATTCGATTGATGTTGCTGTCGTGTACTACTTTTGCCGAGCCTACTATTTAATTCAGCCCTGTCGAACCATAGCCGCCCTCTCCGCGGACGGTCTCGTCGAGTTCTTCGACTTCTTCGAATTCCACGAGTTCTACTTTTTGGATCACCAGCTGGGCGATGCGCATTCCGCGGGTCACATCGAAGCTTTCTCGCGGATCGTGATTAATCAGACACACTTTGATTTCACCGCGGTAGTCGGCGTCGATAGTGCCTGGGGTGTTGACCACGGAGATGCCGTGCTTGGCGCCAAGCCCGGAGCGCGGGTGGATCAGGCCCACATAGCCCAGGGGTAGGGCCAGAGCGATGCCCGTGGCGATCAGGGCGCGCTCGCCCGGCTCTAGCGTGAGCGAGTCTGCGGCGTAGAGATCTACGCCGGCATCGCCGCGGTGAGCGCGGACGGGCAGGGGCAAGTCGGGGTCGAGTCGCTTGATCTTAAACACATCAGACAGCCTAGTCCTTAGATTCTTCCGCCCCAGCGGCGCCCGCCACCCCGTGCCTGAGTAACCCCCGACGACCGAGGGGGCGCGCCGAGGGGGACGCGCTGCGGACCATGGTGAAACCTTGGGTGGGAGCCACTGCGAAGGAACTGTGGGCGGGCGTGCGGCACGGCCGATCTCCTACGGGCGCTGTGGCAGTCACAGGAAACACTGAGTGCAGGCTGAGAGGAGTTTATGAGTGGTGAGGCGAAGTTGGATGTCGCGATTGCTGCACTACACTCTAGGGATGTGACTACGTCTACGGAGAAGCGCACCGCGATCCTCTACCGCGAACGGCAGTGGGTTCCGTGGTATTGGTGGGCCCTTGCGCTCGCGATGGTGACAGTGTTCTGCCTGCAGTTGATGTTCAACCGTAATGTGTGGTGGTTCATTATCCCCGAGATCATTCTGGGCGCTGCAGTGATCTGGTACCTGTGGTGGATGTCCTCGACCACCGTGGTGGTGGAGGAAGATGCCGATGGGGTGCGGTGGCTCAGCACCGATGGCGCCTCGCTGCCGCACACCGTGGTTGATCGCTCGTTGGCGGTGCCGGCCTCGGCGAAGCAAAACGCGATGGGCCGCCAGCTCGACCCCGCCGCCTATTTGGTTTCTCATGGCTGGGTGCCGCAGATGGTGATGTTGGTGCTGGACGATCCCGATGATCCCACGCCGTATTGGCTCATTGGCGCGAAGGATCCCGCCGCGGTTCTCAGCGCGTTTGTACCCGATCAGGCGGATACCGCCACCGCCGCATTGCGCCGCAGCCAAAGCTAGCGTCAATCCCAGCAGATACATTCACACCAGCGCCGACGATGACTAGTGGATCATCGTCGGCGCTGGTTCTATGCGGGGCTTGATGCTTATCGACGCTTCCCCGCCGGCGTCTTTATCGTGTTCCTGTCCACGTCAGCGTGTTGCTGTCATCAGCTGAGCGGGACCACGGGTGATCGCTGTTAGGCGCAGTCGAGGCAGATCTCGGAGCCATCGGGCTCGACATGGGACATGCGGTTGCGCTTTTGGACGAGGAAGCAGCTCGCGCAGGTGAATTCGTTGGCCTGGCGGGGTTTGACGTCCACGTTGAGTTCCTCGCCGGATAAGTCCAGCGCCGGCAGCTCGAAGGGCTCAACGATTTCGCCGTCATCATCAATATTCGAAGAACCGGTATCAGCGGCGGCCTTCAGGCTTTCCAACGAATCAGCGTCGAGTTCGTCTTCGACTCGGCCGCGTGGTGCGTCGTAATCAGTAGCCATAGGGGAATAACTTCCTTAAGGGTGTCTCGGGCTAGACGGTTAGGTCAGGATCTAGGCGAGTTCCATGCACGATTTTCGAGGGGTGAACAGGTGGTGAACTCGCTATCGACGCGCATACTAAAACACATCCGTAGCTTTGTCACCTTCCCACTCGGGCATAATCGGCGCACCCCACCCCCGCTGGGTCATGAGGCTACTGATCGTCCAGCTCACAGCCCGCTACCCGAGCCTTCAATCACCCCCGCAAGCTGGGTCGCGATGCCCGGTTGCGCCGCGAGAACGAGCGCATTATCCCCGCTGGAGGTAGACAGCGGCGGACACTGCACCCTCGCGCCAGCCTCGCGGGCAATCAGCATGCCGGCGGCGAAATCCCAGGCGTTTAATCCTCGTTCGTAATAGGCGTCTACCGTTCCATCGGCCACGGCGACCAGATCCAGCGCTGCCGAGCCCATGCGACGAATATCCCGCACCTGTGGCAGCAGGGTACATAGCAGCTCGGCCTGTTCGGCGCGGCGCTGCGCCGCATAGGAAAAGCCGGTGGCCACCAGCGCGGTTGCCAGATGCTCGGCATCACCGCAGTGCAGAGGGCGAAGGTTCGGCGAGGAGGCGTGATCACGCATATGCGCCCCTTGCCCCACCCCAGCGCTAGCTAGGGCGCCTGTGGCCACATTGAGCACCGCGCCCGCCACCACGGCACCATCGATAGCTGCGGCGATCGACACCGCATACTGCGGCAGGTTGTAGAGGAAGTTCACTGTGCCGTCGATGGGATCGACAATCCACACCACCCCAGTCGCGCTGCGTTTGTGGGCCCCCTCCTCCCCGATCAACCCATCACCGGGGCGCAACTGCTCGAGCCGGGTGGTGATGAACTCCTCGCTGGCTTCGTCTACCACCGTGACAGGATCCACTGCGGAGGATTTGGTGCGCGTCACCGCCCGTAGATCGCCTCCTAGCTCGGCGCGGGTACGCAGAATCACCTCCCGGGCCTCTTCTGCCACAGTGATGGCTGTGCGGCGGAGCTCAGAAACGAGATCAGGACCTGGGGTGTGCTGTGTGCCAGTCATAGCTCCTATTGTGCACTGCCGGCGCCAGCCATGGTGGCCCACAGCAGCCCTCGCAGAGCCCAGCGATCAACACTTCCGAATCGCGGGCAGAGCAGTGGGGATAGACGGGGTCAGTGGCGCTGCGCCGCACAGGGTGTTTTGTAGAATGGTGCCTATGACTCGCACAGGCTTTGGCATTGATATCGGCGGCTCGGGCGTAAAAGGCGCCAAGGTTGACCTCGACACTGGTGAATTTATTGGCGACCGCCTCAAGATTGCGACTCCGCAGCCCGCAACACCGGAGGCAGTAGCCGAGGTTGTCGCCGAGATCGTTGAGCACTTCGAGTGGACCGGCCCCGTGGGCATTACTGTCCCCGCCATTGTGAAGAACCAGGTGGCGCTGTCCGCAGCAAATATCGATCCCTCTTGGATTAACACGGATGTCTCCGAGCTGTTCTCGAAGCACCTCGATAATGAGCAGATTGTGGTGCTCAACGATGCCGACGCCGCAGGACTCGCGGAAGTGCGCTACGGCGATGAGCGCGCCCGCACTGGCGCTGCCATTTTGCTGACCATCGGCACAGGTATTGGCTCCGCCATGCTTATCGACGGCACCCTCTTCCCCAACACCGAGCTGGGACACATGAACGTGGGCAAAAAGGAAGCCGAGCAGCTGGCCTCCTCGGCGGCGAAGGAGCGCGAAGAGCTCTCCTATAAGAAGTGGGCCAAGCGAGTAAGCAAGGTGTTTAACGAATACGAACGGCTCCTCAACCCCTCAGTGTTTATTGTCGGCGGCGGTATTTCTCGCAAAGCCGACAAATGGGTACCGCTGTTGACTGTGGACACTCCGGTGATCCCTGCCCAGTTGCGCAACCGTGCCGGCATTGTGGGCGCGGCTCTCGCGGCCGAGGACAATATCACTCCATAAATACCGCGCGCTGCTACCACCAGCACTCCTGGAACCACACGCCGAGGAGACCCTAGTGGCAGCGCGAGGGAATAGTTCTATATACTGGGCGGTTGTTCTCAACTGAGGCCGAACCACGGCCTCTCTTTGCACCGCTGGTACACCCTACCGGTTTGGCGTTTTCGCAGGCCAGTAGGACAGAAGCCGGCGGTTACGTTGGTTAGAGATTCGACGGCACCGCACCGAGGCGCCGCCGGCGATATACAACCGCACACGACGATACTTCGCTCGACACACCGCACACTTCGGGTGATCTCTCGGGTGTGAAGACGAGCGAGACAGACGAGAAAGGGCGTACGTGGCAGCCACTGATCCTTCGGATACCGGTACTCCGGCCGAGACTGGTTCCCAAGCAACGACTGGGCGTGACAATGCCACGGGAGGCACGACTGTGAAGAAGGCAACCGCTAAGAAGGTCGCACGTAAGGCTGCACGCAAGGCAGCCCCGCGCGCGGCACGCACCTCTGAAACTTCGACCTCGGCAGACTCCACCGCCGCGAGCGCCGCAGCCACTTCCGCTGCCACCGCTGGCGCGACACGCACAGCAACCGACGACGCCGAGTCCTCGGCCGCCCCCGCTGCCAAGGCCACGAAGAAGGCCACCAAGAAGACGGCAAAGAAGTCGGCGAAGAAAACCGCCCGCAAGGCTGCAAAGAAAACCGCCAAGAAAACGGCGAAAAAAACCGCGAAGAAAACCGCTAAGAAGACGGCGAAAAAAACCGCGAAGAAATCCACCCGCAAGCCCACCGCTGCGGAAAAGCTCGTGGTGGATGAGGATCTCGAGGAAGATCAGCTCCACGAGCAGGACGTAGACACCGATCTCGACGACGCAGATGTGGACTACGATCCGGATAACCCGGCGGATGAGGACGAGGACTTCGTCGACGCCGAAGCTGACACCGACTCCGAAGACGACAGCACCGAGGAGGAGGACGAAGAAGACGACGGCTCCTCGGTATGGGACGAGGATGAGTCTGCCGCACTGCGCCAAGCCCGTAAGGATGCGGAGCTCACCGCTTCTGCAGACTCGGTGCGCGCCTACCTTAAGCAGATCGGCAAGGTCGCGCTGCTTAACGCCGAGCAGGAGGTGTCTCTGGCCAAGCGCATCGAGGCTGGCCTGTATGCCACCCACCGCCTTGAGCAGCTTGCCGAGGCCCACGCCCAGGGTGATAAGGACGCCAAGCTCACTCCGGCAATGAAGCGTGATCTGCGCTCGATCGCCCGCGACGGCCGCAAGGCTAAAAACCACCTGTTGGAGGCCAACCTGCGCCTCGTGGTGTCTTTGGCCAAGCGCTACACCGGCCGCGGCATGGCATTTTTGGATCTCATCCAGGAAGGCAACCTCGGCCTGATCCGCGCCGTGGAGAAGTTCGATTACACCAAGGGCTATAAGTTCTCCACCTACGCCACCTGGTGGATTCGCCAAGCCATTACCCGCGCCATGGCAGATCAGGCCCGCACCATTCGTATCCCAGTACACATGGTGGAAGTGATCAATAAGCTGGGCCGTATTCAGCGCGAGCTGTTGCAGGATCTGGGCCGCGAGCCCACCCCGCAGGAGCTGGCGAAGGAGATGGACATCACCGAGGACAAGGTGATGGAAATCCAGCAATACGCCCGTGAACCGATCTCGCTGGATCAAACCATTGGCGATGAGGGCGACAGCCAGCTCGGTGACTTCATCGAGGACTCCGAGGCCGTGGTGGCTGTGGACGCGGTATCCTTCACTCTGCTGCAAGACCAGTTGCAGGATGTGCTGCATACCCTGTCCGAGCGTGAGGCCGGCGTGGTGCGTCTGCGCTTCGGCTTGACCGACGGCATGCCGCGGACTCTCGACGAGATCGGCCAGGTCTATGGGGTGACGCGCGAGCGTATCCGCCAGATCGAGTCGAAGACGATGTCTAAGCTGCGCCACCCCTCCCGTTCCCAGGTGCTGCGCGACTACTTGGATTAAAGCCTGCGGCTGCTAAGCGCAGCGAAAGCTCAATGCACACGGCCCCTGCCATATTCATTTCATGGCAGGGGCCGTGTGCTGTAGGTCGAGGCGCGTGCCCCGCAGAATGCAGCCGCGGGAAACGCGCTCGGCAAGTGCCTAGGGGTGTTGTGGCCCCACCGATTCTTGCGGCGTGTCGTGCTGGGTATAACGCGGGGGAAGCACTGGGGGCGCAGGCAACGGCGAGACTGGCCCCGCCGCGGGGTGAAGTGCCGTTGGCTGCGGGGCTGCAGCCGCCCCTATCTGTTGTGACGGATGCTGTTGCGGATGTTCCGCCCAATAGTTAGCCGCCAGTCCCTGCTTACCGTAGGCCATGCGCCGGTGGAGAGTTTCCAGCGGGCCGCGCCTCCCCAGCAGCTGCAGAATATAGGCTGCCACCACCGTGACCGCCCATATCGCTGCGGCAAGCCCGGTAGCTACGGCGGCTCCAGATTCTTGTCCCCAGCCCAAACCATAGGTGGCCACACACACGGAAGCCAGTACGGATTGGGCCACATAGCCCGACATCGAACGCTGCCCCAGCGCCGCGATGGGAGCGATCCACACCGGTACGGCCTCGCTATAGCTGAGACCACGCGCAGTCTTTTCTGAAATCCGACGCTGCAGAGGGGCGCAGGCAAGGGCGATGATCGCCACGATACCGGGGCCGGTGATCACACCGAGGCCGTTGTTGATGGTCATCCACACGACAGCGTTGCTTTCGTCTCCTAACACACCGATCGCATTCAACCCCGCAGGTAGTCCCACCCCAAACATCACCACAACTGCTGCTGTGGCGGCCGTAATGAGCGTGCGCCGATGCTGCTCTGGGTGGGTGAGCACCCCGCGGCGAGCCCACACAAATCCCACCAGCATCAGCGGAAAGAGCATGGGCAGCTCCATTCCGAGGGTGAAAGGTTGCAAGACGAGACCGAAAGCCCCGACCCCTAGCTGCGATAGATAGCTGTCTGCAACCCCCGTCCCAAGCTGCAGTGTGTCGGTGGATGCCTGCGTGGAATCAAAAACGTCCATGCTCGTATCGGCAACCATCATCACGATTCCGATGACGATACTGCCCACAATCCACAGCCCAGACAGCACGCCCGCCATGATGAGTAGGGGTTTATCACGGAAGTTGATCAACAATGCCAGCAACATTCCAGCGAGACCATAGAAGGTCATGATGTCTCCAAAGAAAAGAAACACCATGTGCACCGCACCGAAAATGGTGAGCCACATATACCGTAGCGCGATGGTTTTTCTCGCAGCGGAGAGAGGATACCCGCGGCTAGCCAACGATAAGGCGATGAGCCCCACCCCGAAGCCCAACATGGTGGAAAACATCGGTAGGCCTCGAACGTGAGCGAACATCGTGCCGAGAACCACCGCCACCTTATCCGCTGTCGAATCGTTGACTACCCCGCCTAGCATTGGCGCGGTGGCATCCTCAGGTCCAGCAAGCCAAGTGGTGGTGAGGTTGGCAATGGCAATGCCCAACAGGGTGAATCCGCGGGCAAGATCGGGTGCGAGCATTCGAGTAGTGGCGGCGCTGCGGATCGGAGAGTGTGCTGATGCAGCTGAGGCCGAGTGACTCATCACTGGTGGCGTCCTCTCTTCGTGGTCTAGGCAGGAGTGAGGTCGATGGATAACTAAAGCCGCGTGAGGCTTGATTCTCACGCGGCTTGAGCACTAGGTGCTTATTGCTCCAGGTAGTTCTGGACGCAGGATTCGACTTGATCCTCAGGCACGTTCTCGCATTCTTCCACAGCACCACCAATGAGGCTGCCGAAGAATACGGTAATGGCGGCGACAACCACAAGCATCAGCACCGAGATGACCACCGAGATGATCGACATTGTCACGCGACGCTTCGGCCCCTGCATCTTACGGCCCTTGACCCAGGCAATAATGCCCAGCACGAGGCCCGCGAGCGCCAAGAACGGGGTGATAGCCAAACCGATGACCGTGGCGGCCAGCACGACCGAGGCGAGGGATACACCCAATGCCCACGGCGCGAGCTTGTTCACTTGCTCCACGCCGTAGCCATTCTGGCCAGCTGGGAAATTCTGCTGAGCGGGATAGCCACCCTGGTTCGGGTAGCCACCCTGGTTCGGATAACCACCCTGGTTCGGGTAAGCGGAGTTCTGCGCATCCTGAGAGAAGGAATCACTCGCGTTGCGCATGCTCTGCTGCGGGTCATTATTCGGCCAGCTGTTGTCCTGCCAGCCGTTGTTCCCGTTCGAGTTAGTCATGTGAGTGTTGTCCTTCCACACTGTATGAGTTCTTGGCCTACGCCCCGCGCCCCAGTGCTGGGTCGGGGGCGTAGGACAATGGGTTGTACCCGAGCGAGTTTATCATTGCCTCAGGAAACCGGTTTCAATTTCCTCGCGCACCCCACACCGAGTGTCGATGCGATCAAGGGGTATCTACCACTGGCGCAGGAAATTAATGCGCGCGCGCAGCTGCTCGGCCGAGCACAGGGCGGTCGGCGGCCCACCGCAGGCTCGGCGCGCCTCATTATGAATGGCACCATGCGGTCGGCCGGTACGTGAGCTCGTAATAGAGACCACTGCATTGAGTTGCTTGCGTAGCTCTGGAATGAGGGCCGCATCCTCATCTGGAGTATCGGCCTCGCGGGTCGACGCCGCCTCGCTGCCCTGTGCACGCTCTGCCGAAGAGGTCGAAGTCACGGGATGGCTGGACTGGGCGGACTGTGCCATCTCGTCTGCTTGGCGTTTTTTGAGTAGCTGCCGCATTTGCTCGGCGTCGAGAAGCCCAGGCAGGCCAAGATAGTCCTGCTCGGCCTCACCGATGCTGGCGGTGCCGTACGTCGAGCCATCGAAGATGAGCGAGTCAAGCTCGGCTTCGGCGCCGAGAGATTGGTAGGAAGGATCTTCCTCCCCCGGTTCGTTCTTCTCCTTATTGGCTTCGGCAAGTAGCTCATCATCCCAGCCTTCCTTTGGCCGGTCCGGTTTGCCGAGAACATGGTCGCGAGAAACTTCGAGTTTCGCGGCAAGATCGAGCAGCACCGGCACCGAGGGCAGAAATACCGAGGCGTTTTCACCGGGCATGCGTGAACGCACGAAACGGCCGATGGCCTGGGCGAAGAAGAGCGGGGTGGATGCCGAGGTGGCGTACACGCCCACGGCCAGCCGGGGCACGTCCACTCCCTCGGAGACCATGCGTACCGCGACCATCCACTCGTCGGTGGAATTGGAGAACTCTTCAATGCGTTCGGAGGCGCCGGCCTCATCCGATAGCACTACTGTCACTGGTGTGGAGGAAAGTCTCTCGAGCACTCGGGCGTAGGCACGGGCGGCCGTTTTATTGGAGGCGATCACCAGCCCGCCGGCGTCGGGCATGTTGTGGCGTAACTGGCCGAGCCGTGTGTGGGCGGCCTGCAGCACCGCTGGTATCCAGTCGCCCTTGGGGTCGAGGGCAGTGCGCCAAGCGCGGGCGGTTTGTTCGGCGTTGAGCGGCTCGCCCAGCCGAGCAGCGTATTCCTCCCCGGCGCTGTCACGCCAGCGGGCCTCGCCCGAGTAGGCCAAGAACACCACTGGGCGCACTACGCCATCGCGCAGCGCATTGGAGTAGCCATAGGTGTAGTCGGCGGCGGATTTGAGGTTGCCTTCGCCATCATCTTCGTAGCGGACAAAAGGAATGGCGGCGTCATCAGAGCGGAAGGGGGTACCGGTGAGACAAAGCCTGCGCTCGGCGTCGCGATAAGCGGTGGCGATGCCATCGCCCCAGCTTTTCGCGTCGCCACCGTGGTGCACCTCGTCCAGAATCACGAGGGTGCGCTTGTTGGTGGCCAGCTGATAGTGCTTGTAGGGATGCATGGCCACCTGGGCGTAGGTGACCACGATGCCCTGATAAGAAGGGTTAATGGCCCCAC from the Corynebacterium ciconiae DSM 44920 genome contains:
- a CDS encoding RNA polymerase sigma factor; translated protein: MAATDPSDTGTPAETGSQATTGRDNATGGTTVKKATAKKVARKAARKAAPRAARTSETSTSADSTAASAAATSAATAGATRTATDDAESSAAPAAKATKKATKKTAKKSAKKTARKAAKKTAKKTAKKTAKKTAKKTAKKTAKKSTRKPTAAEKLVVDEDLEEDQLHEQDVDTDLDDADVDYDPDNPADEDEDFVDAEADTDSEDDSTEEEDEEDDGSSVWDEDESAALRQARKDAELTASADSVRAYLKQIGKVALLNAEQEVSLAKRIEAGLYATHRLEQLAEAHAQGDKDAKLTPAMKRDLRSIARDGRKAKNHLLEANLRLVVSLAKRYTGRGMAFLDLIQEGNLGLIRAVEKFDYTKGYKFSTYATWWIRQAITRAMADQARTIRIPVHMVEVINKLGRIQRELLQDLGREPTPQELAKEMDITEDKVMEIQQYAREPISLDQTIGDEGDSQLGDFIEDSEAVVAVDAVSFTLLQDQLQDVLHTLSEREAGVVRLRFGLTDGMPRTLDEIGQVYGVTRERIRQIESKTMSKLRHPSRSQVLRDYLD
- a CDS encoding inositol monophosphatase family protein → MTGTQHTPGPDLVSELRRTAITVAEEAREVILRTRAELGGDLRAVTRTKSSAVDPVTVVDEASEEFITTRLEQLRPGDGLIGEEGAHKRSATGVVWIVDPIDGTVNFLYNLPQYAVSIAAAIDGAVVAGAVLNVATGALASAGVGQGAHMRDHASSPNLRPLHCGDAEHLATALVATGFSYAAQRRAEQAELLCTLLPQVRDIRRMGSAALDLVAVADGTVDAYYERGLNAWDFAAGMLIAREAGARVQCPPLSTSSGDNALVLAAQPGIATQLAGVIEGSGSGL
- the dut gene encoding dUTP diphosphatase, translating into MFKIKRLDPDLPLPVRAHRGDAGVDLYAADSLTLEPGERALIATGIALALPLGYVGLIHPRSGLGAKHGISVVNTPGTIDADYRGEIKVCLINHDPRESFDVTRGMRIAQLVIQKVELVEFEEVEELDETVRGEGGYGSTGLN
- the ppgK gene encoding polyphosphate--glucose phosphotransferase, with protein sequence MTRTGFGIDIGGSGVKGAKVDLDTGEFIGDRLKIATPQPATPEAVAEVVAEIVEHFEWTGPVGITVPAIVKNQVALSAANIDPSWINTDVSELFSKHLDNEQIVVLNDADAAGLAEVRYGDERARTGAAILLTIGTGIGSAMLIDGTLFPNTELGHMNVGKKEAEQLASSAAKEREELSYKKWAKRVSKVFNEYERLLNPSVFIVGGGISRKADKWVPLLTVDTPVIPAQLRNRAGIVGAALAAEDNITP
- a CDS encoding DUF3093 domain-containing protein; this encodes MSGEAKLDVAIAALHSRDVTTSTEKRTAILYRERQWVPWYWWALALAMVTVFCLQLMFNRNVWWFIIPEIILGAAVIWYLWWMSSTTVVVEEDADGVRWLSTDGASLPHTVVDRSLAVPASAKQNAMGRQLDPAAYLVSHGWVPQMVMLVLDDPDDPTPYWLIGAKDPAAVLSAFVPDQADTATAALRRSQS
- a CDS encoding DUF4193 domain-containing protein translates to MATDYDAPRGRVEDELDADSLESLKAAADTGSSNIDDDGEIVEPFELPALDLSGEELNVDVKPRQANEFTCASCFLVQKRNRMSHVEPDGSEICLDCA
- a CDS encoding DUF418 domain-containing protein, producing the protein MLAPDLARGFTLLGIAIANLTTTWLAGPEDATAPMLGGVVNDSTADKVAVVLGTMFAHVRGLPMFSTMLGFGVGLIALSLASRGYPLSAARKTIALRYMWLTIFGAVHMVFLFFGDIMTFYGLAGMLLALLINFRDKPLLIMAGVLSGLWIVGSIVIGIVMMVADTSMDVFDSTQASTDTLQLGTGVADSYLSQLGVGAFGLVLQPFTLGMELPMLFPLMLVGFVWARRGVLTHPEQHRRTLITAATAAVVVMFGVGLPAGLNAIGVLGDESNAVVWMTINNGLGVITGPGIVAIIALACAPLQRRISEKTARGLSYSEAVPVWIAPIAALGQRSMSGYVAQSVLASVCVATYGLGWGQESGAAVATGLAAAIWAVTVVAAYILQLLGRRGPLETLHRRMAYGKQGLAANYWAEHPQQHPSQQIGAAAAPQPTALHPAAGPVSPLPAPPVLPPRYTQHDTPQESVGPQHP